From the Tenacibaculum dicentrarchi genome, the window TTTAGTAAATACATTACCACAAACCTTAGTTAATTTAGAAAAGATTAAAAAGGTAACTGTAGTAAACAATGGTGTTCAAGAGATTTACGCGAAAAAGGAAATTTTCAAAAGAGATGGTGTAACTGCATATGAAGTTAAAATTAGTAATCAAGAATCGAAAAAATTTCTTTCCTATGGTAAAAACGAAATTACTCTTGCAATAGAAGTGAATAATTTCAACCCAATCACATTAATTGAACATTTTGGACAACAACCCAACTTATTTAGAGATTTCCCTTTGATTGGGTCTGAAAAATTCCATTTTCCATATATCTTAAATGGGCACACCTTTAACCCAACAGAAGATAGAGATAGTATTGTTTTACATTCAGAAGAAAGTAAAGAATCAATTGACAACAGACAATCTATCGAAAATGCAATTTCTGTTGCTCAAGAATTTACTCAGTGGTTAATAACTAACAAGGCAATAAATAGACATATTTGTGCTTACACAAGAAGACCTGAATTAAAATCAACTTGGGAAGATTTTTCTAATAATTGGTATACAGAAATTCAAACTGATTGGAGAAAGCAATTAATTGAAATGCCATTATTTGAAACAGAAGAAGGTGTGATAATTGATTTGAAAAATGCTATTATTCCTGAAGATGGCGATACAAAAGAATTTAAAGTAGAATTCTATGATTTAGCAAGACCAATATACTCTTCTAATAGAATTCCGAAAAAAGAAAAACATTTTGATTGGTTAAAAATATTAGGGCCTAAAACTGACAAAGAACAAAGAGAAAATTGGGGAATTAAATTATCTAAAAATGTAGAAGATTTAGCACAAATCATTAATGATTTTGGTAGTAAAGAAAATCTATTAAAAAGTACAGAATTAGTAGATGTTAACGATTTAAATAAGTGGTTAAATAATCTTTATAGTTATTTAGTAAAAACTCAACAAACAGATTTATTATCAAATTATGAGTTAATACCAAATCAATATGGCAATTTCAAAAAATTAAGTGAATTACATATTGAAGACTCTCAAAAACCTATTCCAGATGAATTATTGGATATTTTAGACAAACTTGGTGAACATTGGAGAAATGATTTAATAGATAGAGAAATAAATATAGGCTTAAGTATTGATACTAAAGGTTGTTCAGAAATTTCTGAAAGCATTAATAAAATACTAAAAGAAGAACAAGGCGATTACAACAACAAAGTTTCTGTCTTTTTAAGAAGAGTAGATGCACGGGATATTTTAACTGATATTTTAAAATTGCAAACTTCAAATTCTACGGCTGATAACTTTCAGTATAAGTTGTTTAACTTCGGTAAAGAACTATTCAAACTTGATGATAACGTAAAAAATATTGAGAACCTATCTCCTTTTGTTTTCTTTACTACAATAAAACTTTTTATAGAATTAGTTCATAAAGAAATTCAGTCATTAGAAGGACTAAGTGGTTTACAAGAAAGACTCTGCAAGACAGAAGAAGATTCACTTTTTTGGCTAAATAATTATCTTAATTTAATTCAGTCAAATAGTGGCTTTAAGTTTTTAGTAGAAGAAAATATTAGGATTATTCCCAATCGATATAAGGAGTTTATTTCTTTTGAAGTTGCAAAATCATTTGGAACAGAAGAAACCCCATTAAATGATGAATTAGTTGACATTTTATTTAAACTGAATAGTCATGAAGATTGGAAAGGATTTTTAGTCCATAATGGTATTCTTTTTGATTTTAATGAAAAATGCAAATTTGAAGAATTAAGTCAAAGTATCGAAGATAATATTTCAACAATACAAACGAATGAATATCAAAATCCAGGAGAAGGAGTATTAGATAAATTTAAAAGCCCAATATTAGATTTAATCGAATGGATTGAAGATTGCGAGAACAAGAAATTAGCAGAATCCTATTTTAGCACTTTCGTTAGTGAATCAAAATCTTTGTTATTTAAACTTACTGTTGGCAATTCAAATATTGGTATTTCGGCAATTAAAATGTTACAAGATGAAGATAGCGTCAATCTATTATCTAAAATTCAAGAATCAAATGTTTCAACAAAAGATTTAGCAGAATTAATTGATATTGTTACCGAACTTGGCTCTACGGAATTATTGAAACAAAGAGCCGAAGATTTAAGAGAAGAAAAAAGAAATAGAGAATTTTTGTATCAAGTTGGTGAAAAGGTTGAAGAAGC encodes:
- a CDS encoding sacsin N-terminal ATP-binding-like domain-containing protein, with product MERDLTPEEIEKHNNRKLTADKIRQILSKVMETPTQSSKRWVWELMQNAKDIPNRFGEVSIKIELTENSLKFWHNGNPFTLKNIMGLIQQVSSKDSTNSNEEVTGKFGTGFISTHLLSRKISVKGFVFHNGIHRKFDIILDRSGDSSEDLIPKIKTALEHISQIENNQVFPIEYNYETNRVEQSFDTSFEYELISDKSKKWAKDGIDDLVNTLPQTLVNLEKIKKVTVVNNGVQEIYAKKEIFKRDGVTAYEVKISNQESKKFLSYGKNEITLAIEVNNFNPITLIEHFGQQPNLFRDFPLIGSEKFHFPYILNGHTFNPTEDRDSIVLHSEESKESIDNRQSIENAISVAQEFTQWLITNKAINRHICAYTRRPELKSTWEDFSNNWYTEIQTDWRKQLIEMPLFETEEGVIIDLKNAIIPEDGDTKEFKVEFYDLARPIYSSNRIPKKEKHFDWLKILGPKTDKEQRENWGIKLSKNVEDLAQIINDFGSKENLLKSTELVDVNDLNKWLNNLYSYLVKTQQTDLLSNYELIPNQYGNFKKLSELHIEDSQKPIPDELLDILDKLGEHWRNDLIDREINIGLSIDTKGCSEISESINKILKEEQGDYNNKVSVFLRRVDARDILTDILKLQTSNSTADNFQYKLFNFGKELFKLDDNVKNIENLSPFVFFTTIKLFIELVHKEIQSLEGLSGLQERLCKTEEDSLFWLNNYLNLIQSNSGFKFLVEENIRIIPNRYKEFISFEVAKSFGTEETPLNDELVDILFKLNSHEDWKGFLVHNGILFDFNEKCKFEELSQSIEDNISTIQTNEYQNPGEGVLDKFKSPILDLIEWIEDCENKKLAESYFSTFVSESKSLLFKLTVGNSNIGISAIKMLQDEDSVNLLSKIQESNVSTKDLAELIDIVTELGSTELLKQRAEDLREEKRNREFLYQVGEKVEEAIKNTLTEFNVEKISIGAFDLKISNNEKSYFLEVKSFKNNSSYPFLFAPSQASKVMLDEPNYAICTIERPLVEVNEISIEYVKNNLLFAKELSSQFNKGVEDYTKFREIRSNHNISKLKIDILGEVRVEVDKNAIINKSENFDNLINDIRKELTNTQQCI